agggagtagcatataTGAAAAATGCAGCCCAACACTCAATTTGTGATCTCGGACAGTTTGTGAGAAACCTAACAGTGGAAACATATCACAATTTTGACACTCAATGCAAAAATTATTGCATTTTGAATTCATCAAAATGAAAACTAATTACGTTACTGCATGCGGATAAATTTGAGATCAGATCCAATCTGACGCAGCCAAGGTCCTGTGCATTAAAGACCTCATCGCTGGATCTGAGGTGGACTCTTCATGTGGCCTGCGGTTGCTGCTGGTCAGTCAGATCCCAAGGCTGTTGAAGGCGACCACCTAGAGCGGCGCGACCGCGAACCCCCAGACCGATCTGCGCCGCTGAATAACATGCAATGTATGGCGTTGGAGAATCCATTAATAGCCACTTCGACGAGTCCCGGGATGACACTGCCGGCGGTTTCCTCTGAACGTTGGTGGGGGTGAAAAGGGGGCATCCGGTGAGGATGCTACCCACCTGAAGCCAGCCGACGGGGGATTTATAAGCCATGTGGCCATGAGTCCGGGGTCGCAGGTGGTGCCAGGTGCCGTTCAACAGTCACATCCGGCAACCTCTGGTCCTATGAATTGTTTGGAGAAAATTGATTTTATACCATCGGCAACCTCTGCAATAGCTCATTTGCCATCCAACAAAGCTGCAGTGCTTATATACCAAACGCAAACGAATTCTATTGCCTATATACCACTGCCGTTACACTATCTTCTTTTTTCCGTCAGTTTTCTCGCAAATTCCGATTGTACCCTCACATTAgataattaaaaaaaaagaaaattcaACTCACGCACGCCCCCGGCCCTCCTCATCCCCACCACTCCACGCACGCACCCGACCTCCCACCTCGCATGAGCGCGAGCGACGGCCTCCAGCCAGCCGCAATGGCGGAACCGCCGGCGGCGCCACCGCAGCCCCTGCCGCCGCTCCCCCAACCCCCACCAATGCCACAGATTCCCGTCGCCGCTGCGCCTCAAAGCTTCTCGCCCACCTCATCTTCGGCGTTCTCCAGGAGACGCCTCATGGCGGAACCGCCGCCGGCGCTTCCCCTGCCCCTGTCGCACGGTCCTGTCTCCGCCGCGCTTCTAGCCCTCTCGTCCACCGCATCTTCGACGCCCCCCACACATGGGCTAGCAACGCCAACCACTCGCAGCGCCCAAGTCGCCCAGAACCCTAGGATTGGGGATTCCGGCGAGGTGGAGAGCAGGGTTGTGGCGCCGACGGCCGAAGCCCTCCCCAAAATCAACTCTACTGTGGGCGCACTTGTTGGAGCCCCTCTGCCCCAGATTTCCATGGCCTGTGAGGTGCTATTTGTGCTAGGTAATTTCTTGGATTATCTCTCTTTTTGCAGCAATTTTCGGTAGGAGAATGCGCAATTGACATGCTTTGCATCATCCACAGGATGATCCAGTCTTGTACTTACACAGTAGAGGTGAAGGTTTGTTGCAGTGGAACCAAAATCAATGGGGATTCTACATTCATTTGACAGATTATTGAAGGTACCAGGACAAGTATGAAGGATTTGCTGGCTTCTATTGCTGgaaccttttcttttgctttaTGCTCAGAGGATAATATATTTCTTGAGTATGTTGACTGCACTAGTGGCAAAAATATCTCTGTGTCAAATGATGACGAATGCATGAAAATGTTTGATTGTTTTGATCAGAATAGAAGTGGCCATTTGATCATCAAATATTCTGAGAGAAGTGATAATGTTGATGTTCCATGTAGTCCTTCGAACCAAACACCATCTATAGCACTACCTAGTCAACCAAATAATGTCATGGATGAAGCTAGTATATGCCTAACAGATACATATCTTGACAATCCCCATGAAGAATATGAACATGTTGGTGTAGATGAGGAGGACCAATACTCAATTGGCAGTGTTGGTTCCGATAGTGATGATGAGGTCGGAGAAAAAGATATACCAAATACTGATTATGTTGAGGATAGCAGTGATGATGAAGAATGGGTTGCTGAAGATGCTAGACCGGATGCTATTCCAGAAATTGCCTATGACAAAGAAAACCCGCCAATGCATGTTGGCGCAAAGTACCCCAACATTGAAGAGTTTAGGTTGGCAATTGCTAcatatgcactactagggaaaagcttataggccgacgcttagtagtagcgagggtttataaccctcgctactgctacttactagtagcgcgggtttttacccctcgctactactaagttgatactagTAGTGTGGgtttttaacccgcgctactactaagcggtctctaccgtgccctcccgggacatgccatagtagtagcgaggggtacaaacccgcgctactactaagttgatagtagtagcgcggttttatacccctcgctactactaagtacgaggtaggtgaaatccccatatcctcggccgaatccctcctctctcccttaCTTTCCCCCTCTCTCACTTTCCTCATCTCTCCCTCATACTCCAGCGGTGGCCGCCGCTGGTACACTCTGCTTTCTTCCCCCTCCCTCTCCGAGATCCCTTCAATGGGCGGTCgcctgagctcctcgccgccgccaagaTGCGGAAGCGCGACCtcgg
This region of Triticum aestivum cultivar Chinese Spring chromosome 2D, IWGSC CS RefSeq v2.1, whole genome shotgun sequence genomic DNA includes:
- the LOC123048555 gene encoding vegetative cell wall protein gp1, whose translation is MSASDGLQPAAMAEPPAAPPQPLPPLPQPPPMPQIPVAAAPQSFSPTSSSAFSRRRLMAEPPPALPLPLSHGPVSAALLALSSTASSTPPTHGLATPTTRSAQVAQNPRIGDSGEVESRVVAPTAEALPKINSTVGALVGAPLPQISMACEVLFVLG